In Dyadobacter sp. NIV53, a single window of DNA contains:
- a CDS encoding APC family permease: protein MAQASAKNELFKILGVGFGIAVTIGGTVGTGILRKPGPIAAQLGEPWLIMTLWGAVSLYAFLGTLCTIELGTSVPKAGAWYVYAQRAFGNYAGFVVGINSWLGTCSALGFGVYTMSEYMALLIPSLVGYEPYVAACILLILTGIHWIGLALASTFQNVMSVLKGVGLSAFVIICYVYGKEISPEEMQLTTSKIIQGGSWIAPVIFSLQAIFYTYDGWHTAAYFTEEDRDPSKNLPKSMIGGVLLIIAIYLLCNLAILYVLPMNELSQSKLAAADAIRLIFGEGSGKIVTLFLMISILGIVNAQLLFNPRVLYSMSRDGLFLKGGTKVNNGGTPSLAMLITSAVAITLILVGKEACEKLSDIATFFFVLGYTSGFASLLALRKKEPFLPRPWKVPAYPVLPVIMLIFSIAFLVSAVVQDLPSSQYALLFLIVSYPLYLLVRRVNR from the coding sequence CAGGCCTCTGCAAAGAACGAATTATTTAAGATTTTAGGCGTAGGCTTCGGTATAGCCGTAACGATCGGCGGTACAGTTGGTACCGGAATACTGCGAAAGCCCGGTCCGATTGCGGCCCAGCTTGGTGAACCATGGCTTATTATGACCTTATGGGGAGCTGTTAGTTTATACGCGTTTCTTGGAACATTATGCACTATTGAACTCGGGACTTCCGTACCAAAAGCGGGAGCATGGTATGTATACGCGCAAAGAGCATTTGGAAATTACGCAGGTTTCGTGGTAGGCATAAACAGCTGGCTGGGAACATGCTCTGCGCTGGGTTTTGGCGTATATACCATGAGTGAATATATGGCCCTGCTCATACCGTCGCTGGTGGGTTATGAACCATATGTGGCGGCATGTATTTTATTGATTTTAACGGGTATTCACTGGATCGGCCTCGCGCTTGCCAGTACTTTTCAGAATGTGATGAGTGTTTTGAAAGGCGTTGGATTATCTGCTTTTGTGATCATTTGTTACGTTTATGGCAAAGAGATTTCGCCTGAGGAAATGCAGCTGACTACCAGCAAAATCATTCAGGGAGGAAGCTGGATTGCTCCCGTTATTTTTTCTTTACAGGCTATTTTCTACACCTACGATGGATGGCACACGGCAGCTTACTTTACAGAAGAAGACCGTGACCCTTCCAAAAATTTACCCAAATCAATGATCGGAGGTGTTTTACTGATCATTGCCATTTATTTACTTTGTAATCTGGCGATTTTATATGTGTTGCCGATGAATGAATTATCACAATCCAAATTGGCAGCAGCAGATGCTATCAGGCTTATTTTTGGAGAAGGATCGGGCAAGATCGTAACATTGTTCCTGATGATCTCTATTCTTGGGATCGTAAATGCGCAATTACTTTTTAATCCAAGAGTATTGTATTCCATGAGCCGCGACGGACTTTTCCTGAAAGGCGGAACCAAGGTTAATAATGGCGGTACACCCTCATTGGCGATGCTGATTACATCGGCAGTGGCTATCACTTTAATATTAGTAGGAAAAGAAGCATGCGAAAAACTTTCTGACATCGCAACATTCTTTTTTGTGCTGGGTTATACTTCGGGTTTTGCTTCTTTATTGGCATTAAGAAAAAAAGAGCCGTTTCTGCCCCGTCCCTGGAAAGTACCGGCTTATCCTGTTCTGCCAGTTATTA